The Pseudolabrys sp. FHR47 genome contains a region encoding:
- the mtgA gene encoding monofunctional biosynthetic peptidoglycan transglycosylase, whose product MRPGFARRKRSAWRTALSVVLVLLLLPYALTPLYAVVNPPSTLMLWRLATGQRVERTWVPLGKIDPDLRLAVIVAEDGRFCSHFGLDLTEIQNAIDDAEGFDDVRGGSTITQQVAKNLFLWQGRSYVRKALEAPLALWIDLILPKQRILEIYLNIAELGPNGEFGVEEAAKRAFGRGADSLSPYQAALLAASLPNPVTRDAKRPGPGLRRLAGLYQRRAASAPEAAACLRPKRQVP is encoded by the coding sequence TTGCGGCCCGGATTTGCTCGCCGGAAGCGGTCGGCGTGGCGGACGGCGTTGTCCGTCGTGCTGGTGTTGTTGCTGCTGCCTTACGCGCTGACGCCGCTTTATGCCGTGGTTAATCCGCCCTCGACCCTGATGCTGTGGCGGCTCGCGACCGGCCAGCGGGTGGAGCGGACCTGGGTGCCGCTGGGCAAGATCGACCCGGATTTGCGGCTGGCGGTGATCGTCGCCGAGGACGGCCGGTTTTGCAGCCATTTCGGCCTCGACCTGACCGAAATCCAGAACGCCATCGATGACGCCGAAGGCTTCGACGACGTCCGCGGCGGCTCGACCATCACCCAGCAGGTCGCCAAGAACCTGTTCCTCTGGCAGGGCCGCAGCTACGTCCGCAAGGCGCTGGAGGCGCCGCTGGCGCTGTGGATCGATCTCATCCTGCCCAAGCAGCGGATTTTGGAGATTTACCTCAACATCGCGGAATTGGGTCCGAACGGCGAATTCGGGGTCGAAGAGGCCGCCAAACGGGCCTTCGGCCGGGGGGCGGATAGCCTCAGCCCCTATCAGGCCGCGCTTCTGGCCGCGAGCCTGCCCAATCCGGTGACCCGGGACGCCAAAAGGCCCGGTCCGGGCCTGCGGCGGCTGGCGGGCCTCTACCAGCGCCGCGCGGCGTCCGCGCCCGAGGCGGCGGCCTGTCTGCGGCCAAAACGCCAGGTTCCGTGA
- the rpmF gene encoding 50S ribosomal protein L32, translating into MAVPKRKTSPSKRGMRRSADALKQPTYVEDKDSGELRRPHHIDLKTGMYRGRQVLKVKTEA; encoded by the coding sequence ATGGCTGTGCCAAAGAGAAAAACGTCGCCGTCGAAGCGCGGTATGCGCCGCTCGGCCGACGCGCTGAAGCAGCCGACCTACGTCGAAGACAAGGATTCCGGCGAACTGCGCCGTCCGCACCACATCGACCTGAAGACCGGCATGTATCGCGGCCGCCAGGTTCTGAAGGTGAAGACCGAGGCGTAA
- the ggt gene encoding gamma-glutamyltransferase, producing the protein MSRDFQLPGRSPVIACDGMAATSHPLATLAAIDILRDGGTAADAAVAACATLCVVEPHMTGIGGDCYALVSKPGKPVWGYNGSGRAGAKASVDALRSQGLKEIGDSIHAVTVPGALDAWGAVLKTHGRFGLDRVLQRAIHYAENGWPVAAKVAWDWNRYVAKLSKDAGATKHYLFNGQAPKEGDIVKSPALGQTLRTLGAKGPRAFYEGELADDMARTLAAKGSFLTAEDFSAHRGDEVTPISTNYRGLDLLEIPPNGQGIVALIMLNILENFDVKALDPFGPERFHLQLEAARLGYAIRDAHLADIAHMRVKVSDLLDKGFAKKLAAKIDMNKRADFPDAPTPGSDTIYLTVVDKDRTAVSFINSLYSAFGLGVCTEKSGIMLTNRGACFTLKPDHANTFGPNKRPMHTIIPGMTMKDGRCDMSFGVMGGEYQPMGHAQIVMNMLDYGMDVQEAIDFPRFLVESGKVLVERGASQKTIDGLKARGHIIGEPLNPWGGGQTVKIDWQCGVLIGGSDPRKDGLALGY; encoded by the coding sequence ATGTCACGTGACTTCCAGTTGCCCGGCCGTTCGCCGGTAATCGCCTGCGACGGTATGGCAGCGACTTCTCATCCGCTGGCGACGCTCGCCGCTATCGATATCCTGCGCGATGGCGGCACTGCTGCCGACGCCGCGGTCGCGGCCTGCGCCACCTTATGTGTCGTCGAGCCGCACATGACCGGCATCGGCGGCGATTGCTACGCGCTGGTGTCGAAGCCCGGCAAGCCGGTGTGGGGCTACAACGGTTCAGGTCGCGCTGGTGCCAAGGCGTCCGTTGACGCGCTGCGCTCGCAAGGTCTGAAAGAGATTGGCGACTCGATTCACGCCGTCACCGTGCCGGGCGCGCTCGACGCCTGGGGCGCGGTGCTGAAGACGCATGGCCGCTTCGGCCTCGATCGCGTTCTGCAGCGCGCCATTCACTACGCCGAAAACGGCTGGCCGGTCGCGGCGAAAGTGGCTTGGGACTGGAACCGCTACGTCGCCAAGCTCAGCAAGGATGCCGGCGCGACGAAGCATTATCTGTTCAACGGCCAGGCGCCGAAGGAAGGTGACATCGTCAAATCGCCGGCGCTTGGCCAGACTCTGCGCACGCTCGGCGCCAAAGGTCCGCGCGCCTTCTACGAAGGCGAACTGGCTGACGACATGGCCAGGACGCTTGCCGCCAAGGGCTCGTTCCTGACCGCGGAAGATTTCAGCGCGCATCGCGGCGATGAAGTCACGCCGATCTCGACGAATTATCGCGGCCTCGATCTCCTCGAGATCCCGCCGAACGGGCAGGGCATCGTGGCCCTGATCATGCTCAACATCCTCGAGAACTTCGACGTCAAGGCGCTCGATCCGTTCGGGCCCGAGCGCTTTCATTTGCAGCTTGAAGCCGCGCGTCTCGGCTATGCCATCCGCGATGCACATCTGGCCGACATCGCGCATATGCGGGTCAAAGTGTCCGATCTTCTCGACAAGGGCTTTGCCAAAAAGCTCGCCGCCAAGATCGACATGAACAAACGCGCCGATTTTCCCGATGCGCCGACGCCGGGCAGCGACACGATCTATCTCACGGTCGTCGACAAGGACCGTACCGCGGTCTCCTTCATCAATTCGCTTTACTCGGCTTTCGGTCTCGGCGTCTGCACCGAGAAGTCCGGCATCATGCTCACCAATCGTGGCGCCTGCTTCACGCTCAAGCCGGATCACGCCAACACCTTCGGCCCGAACAAGCGGCCGATGCACACCATCATTCCCGGCATGACCATGAAGGACGGTCGCTGCGACATGAGCTTCGGCGTCATGGGCGGCGAATATCAGCCGATGGGCCACGCGCAGATCGTCATGAACATGCTCGATTACGGCATGGACGTGCAGGAAGCGATCGACTTCCCACGCTTCCTGGTCGAGAGCGGCAAGGTGCTGGTCGAGCGCGGCGCGTCGCAGAAGACGATCGATGGCCTGAAGGCGCGTGGCCACATCATTGGTGAGCCGCTCAACCCCTGGGGCGGCGGCCAGACGGTCAAGATCGACTGGCAGTGCGGTGTGCTGATCGGCGGTTCCGATCCGCGCAAGGACGGGTTGGCGCTCGGCTACTGA
- a CDS encoding bifunctional diguanylate cyclase/phosphodiesterase — translation MIKVGETALGAGDILRLVGEATYEWRLDTDRLSWSGHAAAVLGAADMAALETGTGFARCVEATGGLSRLDAVTKSALRDAGDGVPYEAQYAFKRADGTTTWIEDIGRWFAGADGKPARACGVVRSIDTRHHREQELERLAKFDPLTGELNRASIIDILSKTLDETIRFRGSCGFLLAAIDHLGNLNDAYGFEVTENVIAEVGKRIRTRVRGKDYFGRISGNKFAIVLTSCTPDELSVAAERLLASVREEPVSTSAGSVAVTITIGGITAPRHASTLDEVLSRSQDALSAARDKRRGSFAAYRPNVERDALRKESLRATDEIIAALNDRRIALAFEPVVEARSREVAFYECLIRAHREDGTPLNASDIIPAAERLGLVRMLDHRVLELVVAELVAAPQLSASVNVSPASALDPAWWSGLGAMLRANPGVGERLIVEITETVAIQDIDDARGFVTRVKDFGCRIAIDDFGAGHTSFRNLRRLGVDIVKIDGAFVQNITRSEDDRAFVQSMIDLAHRLRIKAVAEWVQDEAAAALLRDWNCDYIQGAFVGLASSDRPWLGGQNKKATL, via the coding sequence GTGATCAAGGTCGGTGAAACCGCGCTCGGTGCCGGTGACATCCTGCGTCTGGTTGGCGAAGCCACCTATGAATGGCGGCTCGACACCGACCGCCTGTCGTGGAGCGGCCACGCGGCCGCGGTGCTCGGCGCTGCCGATATGGCGGCGTTGGAGACGGGAACCGGCTTTGCGCGCTGCGTCGAGGCTACCGGCGGCCTAAGCCGCCTCGATGCCGTGACAAAAAGCGCGCTGCGAGACGCTGGCGACGGCGTGCCCTACGAGGCGCAATACGCTTTCAAACGCGCCGACGGCACGACGACCTGGATCGAAGATATCGGCCGCTGGTTCGCCGGCGCCGACGGCAAGCCGGCGCGCGCCTGCGGGGTCGTGCGTTCGATCGATACCCGGCATCACCGCGAGCAGGAACTGGAGCGGCTGGCGAAATTCGATCCGCTGACCGGCGAGCTCAACCGCGCGTCGATTATCGACATCCTGTCGAAGACGCTGGATGAGACCATCCGTTTCCGCGGCTCCTGCGGCTTCCTGCTGGCCGCCATCGATCATCTCGGCAACCTGAATGATGCCTATGGTTTCGAGGTCACCGAGAACGTGATCGCCGAGGTCGGCAAGCGCATCCGCACCCGCGTCCGCGGCAAGGATTATTTCGGCCGCATCTCCGGCAACAAATTCGCCATAGTGCTGACGAGCTGCACGCCCGACGAATTGTCGGTCGCCGCCGAGCGCCTGCTCGCCAGCGTGCGCGAGGAACCGGTTTCGACCTCGGCGGGGTCGGTCGCCGTCACCATCACCATCGGTGGCATCACTGCTCCGCGCCATGCCTCGACCCTCGACGAAGTGCTGAGCCGCTCGCAGGATGCGTTGAGCGCGGCCCGCGACAAGCGCCGCGGCTCCTTCGCCGCCTACCGCCCGAACGTCGAGCGCGACGCGCTGCGCAAGGAGAGCCTGCGCGCCACTGACGAGATCATCGCTGCCCTCAACGACCGCCGCATCGCTTTGGCCTTCGAGCCGGTCGTCGAAGCGCGCTCGCGCGAGGTTGCCTTTTATGAGTGCCTTATCCGCGCCCATCGTGAGGACGGCACGCCGCTCAACGCCTCCGACATCATCCCGGCGGCCGAACGGCTGGGTCTGGTTCGCATGCTCGATCACCGCGTGCTGGAGCTGGTGGTCGCCGAGCTTGTGGCTGCACCGCAGCTCTCGGCCAGCGTCAACGTATCGCCGGCCTCGGCCCTTGATCCGGCGTGGTGGAGCGGCTTGGGAGCCATGCTGCGCGCCAATCCCGGCGTTGGCGAGCGGCTGATCGTTGAGATTACCGAGACCGTGGCGATCCAGGATATCGACGACGCCCGCGGCTTCGTTACCCGGGTCAAGGATTTCGGCTGCCGGATCGCCATCGACGATTTCGGCGCCGGCCATACCTCGTTCCGTAACCTGCGCCGGCTTGGCGTCGATATCGTCAAGATCGACGGCGCCTTCGTGCAGAACATCACGCGCTCGGAAGACGACCGCGCCTTCGTCCAGTCTATGATCGACCTGGCACATCGCTTGCGCATCAAGGCGGTGGCTGAATGGGTACAGGATGAGGCCGCCGCCGCGCTCCTGCGCGACTGGAATTGCGACTACATCCAGGGCGCCTTCGTCGGCCTCGCCTCCAGCGACAGGCCGTGGCTTGGCGGCCAAAACAAAAAGGCGACGCTCTAG
- the phaR gene encoding polyhydroxyalkanoate synthesis repressor PhaR has translation MADNKEPVTIKKYANRRLYNTGTSTYVTLEDLAVMVKNGEDFVVYDAKSGEDITRSVLAQIIFEQENKEGQSLLPIAFLRQLIRFYGDSMQMMVPHFLEQSMSTLTSQQGKFREQMEKAFGGVGGFGPMEDQVRRNMEMFEKTFAMFTPPFARNKTSEAAPDKPSSASSGSDMDELKRQLDEMQKRLDRMGGKE, from the coding sequence ATGGCAGACAATAAAGAGCCGGTCACTATCAAGAAATACGCCAACCGGCGGCTCTATAATACCGGCACCAGCACCTATGTGACGTTGGAAGACCTCGCCGTGATGGTCAAAAACGGCGAAGACTTCGTCGTTTACGACGCCAAGAGCGGCGAAGACATCACCCGTTCGGTCCTGGCTCAGATCATCTTCGAGCAGGAGAACAAGGAAGGACAAAGCCTACTTCCAATCGCCTTCCTGCGGCAGCTCATCCGCTTCTACGGCGATTCCATGCAGATGATGGTGCCGCACTTCCTCGAACAGTCGATGTCGACGCTGACCAGCCAGCAGGGCAAGTTCCGCGAGCAGATGGAAAAGGCCTTCGGCGGCGTCGGCGGCTTTGGGCCGATGGAGGATCAGGTTCGGCGCAACATGGAGATGTTCGAGAAGACCTTCGCTATGTTCACCCCGCCCTTCGCCCGCAACAAGACGAGCGAAGCCGCGCCCGACAAGCCGTCATCCGCCTCGTCCGGGTCCGACATGGACGAGCTCAAGCGTCAGTTGGACGAGATGCAAAAGCGGCTCGACCGAATGGGCGGCAAGGAATAG